From Acinetobacter suaedae, one genomic window encodes:
- a CDS encoding NF038104 family lipoprotein, translating to MKITVRMLAILSCISMLQGCIHKVVTVPAKVAYKTTKGVVKGTAAVVGAVIPDGDDEDEKDHKKKD from the coding sequence ATGAAAATAACAGTACGAATGCTGGCAATTCTAAGTTGTATATCCATGTTACAAGGTTGTATCCATAAAGTTGTAACTGTTCCTGCTAAAGTTGCTTATAAAACCACTAAAGGTGTTGTGAAAGGCACGGCTGCAGTTGTAGGAGCCGTGATACCTGATGGCGATGATGAGGATGAAAAGGACCATAAAAAGAAGGATTAG
- the recO gene encoding DNA repair protein RecO gives MMRNEVLHGYLIHHRRYREKSHIVHLFTQEYGRVDGILRQIPPPQYQPIRLQATGKSELKNLTKLEILNQPVFFHGDAFFAGFYLNEIVLRLCPLEEAMPQTFQQYQLILLQLQLLATHEHAPLFLRQILRQFEHVLLQELGYAIDFSIDANQQVIQHEQNYQFQLNDGFMPVAQASRSSMSGRLIATMQNYEQGQDFTHEQLQLLAKLYRQMITSLLGDRPLKSRQLWIQNTQT, from the coding sequence ATGATGCGTAATGAAGTCCTACATGGTTATTTGATTCATCATCGTAGATATCGGGAAAAGAGCCATATTGTGCATTTGTTTACGCAAGAATATGGTCGGGTGGATGGAATTTTAAGACAAATTCCTCCACCACAATATCAGCCGATTCGTTTGCAAGCGACAGGAAAATCAGAGCTCAAAAATCTCACTAAACTGGAAATTCTGAATCAACCTGTATTTTTTCATGGTGATGCTTTTTTTGCAGGTTTTTATTTAAATGAGATTGTGTTGCGATTATGCCCTTTAGAGGAGGCGATGCCGCAAACTTTTCAACAATATCAGCTGATTCTTCTACAACTTCAATTATTAGCAACACATGAACATGCACCATTGTTTCTTCGTCAAATTTTACGACAGTTTGAACATGTGTTATTGCAAGAACTAGGTTATGCCATTGATTTTTCAATTGATGCTAATCAACAAGTTATCCAACATGAACAAAATTATCAGTTTCAATTGAATGATGGTTTTATGCCTGTTGCTCAAGCATCACGCTCATCTATGTCTGGGCGGCTTATTGCGACCATGCAAAATTATGAGCAAGGGCAAGATTTTACTCACGAACAATTGCAATTATTGGCTAAACTATACCGCCAAATGATCACTTCTTTGTTGGGTGATCGACCACTAAAAAGTCGTCAACTTTGGATTCAAAATACACAAACTTAA
- the pdxJ gene encoding pyridoxine 5'-phosphate synthase — protein MAAILGVNIDHVATLRQARGTVYPDPVQAALVCEQAGAEGITLHLREDRRHIQDDDVRRMRPLLKTRMNLELAVTDEMVAFAQEIQPQHVCFVPERRQEVTTEGGLDVVGHFEKVKAATEALTAIGSDVSLFIDADFAQIDAAVACGAPTIEIHTGAYADAATDEQQQAELVRIIKGAEYAASKGLVVNAGHGLNLNNVAPIAAIPQIHELNIGHSIIADSVFVGLAQAVKDMKAAIQAAAR, from the coding sequence ATGGCTGCAATCTTGGGTGTAAACATTGATCATGTTGCAACATTAAGACAAGCACGAGGTACCGTTTATCCTGATCCTGTACAAGCAGCTCTGGTTTGTGAGCAAGCAGGTGCAGAAGGGATTACCTTACATTTACGTGAAGATCGCCGCCATATACAAGATGACGATGTTCGCCGTATGCGTCCATTGTTGAAAACAAGAATGAATCTTGAGTTGGCTGTTACTGATGAAATGGTCGCATTTGCTCAAGAAATTCAACCTCAACATGTATGTTTCGTACCTGAACGTCGTCAAGAAGTCACCACTGAAGGTGGCTTAGATGTGGTGGGGCACTTTGAAAAAGTTAAGGCTGCAACAGAAGCATTGACAGCAATTGGTAGTGATGTGTCACTTTTCATTGATGCTGATTTTGCTCAAATTGATGCAGCGGTCGCATGTGGAGCGCCAACAATTGAAATCCATACAGGCGCATATGCAGATGCTGCAACAGATGAGCAACAACAAGCTGAATTGGTACGGATTATCAAAGGCGCAGAATATGCTGCATCTAAAGGTTTAGTGGTCAATGCGGGTCATGGATTAAACTTGAACAATGTGGCACCCATTGCCGCAATTCCACAAATTCATGAACTCAACATTGGGCATTCAATTATCGCTGATAGTGTATTTGTTGGTTTGGCTCAGGCCGTGAAAGATATGAAAGCAGCGATTCAGGCTGCTGCGAGATAA
- the miaE gene encoding tRNA-(ms[2]io[6]A)-hydroxylase, producing MSSVNYDELMQPVIKFLGCTTPQAWLDEAINNLDILMQDHANCEKKAAGTAMNLMFRYSFFTDLQVKLAQLVREEMLHYEQVLEFMTKRGQEWKGLSAGRYAGELRKEIRTYEPEALIDVMIIGAFVEARSCERFYSLAPIVDDELGRYYRYLLKSESRHFEDYLALALDVAKTAKLKDPEENIQQRIDHIREVEKNLILSPDDTFRFHSGVPAKVIA from the coding sequence ATGAGTAGTGTGAATTATGATGAGTTGATGCAACCAGTGATCAAGTTTTTAGGTTGTACTACACCTCAAGCTTGGTTAGATGAAGCCATCAATAATTTAGATATTCTCATGCAGGATCATGCGAATTGTGAGAAAAAAGCAGCGGGAACAGCAATGAATTTGATGTTTCGTTATAGCTTTTTTACTGACTTACAAGTGAAGTTGGCACAGCTCGTACGTGAAGAAATGCTGCATTATGAGCAAGTTTTAGAATTTATGACCAAACGTGGTCAAGAGTGGAAAGGTTTGAGTGCAGGTCGTTATGCGGGCGAACTACGTAAAGAAATCCGTACATATGAGCCTGAAGCTTTAATTGACGTCATGATCATTGGTGCATTTGTAGAAGCGCGTTCTTGTGAACGATTCTATTCGCTTGCGCCCATAGTCGATGATGAGCTAGGGCGTTATTATCGTTATTTGCTTAAATCGGAATCTCGTCATTTCGAAGATTATTTGGCCTTGGCTTTGGATGTTGCAAAAACAGCTAAACTTAAAGATCCAGAAGAAAATATTCAACAACGGATTGATCACATTCGTGAAGTCGAAAAGAACTTGATTTTAAGCCCAGATGATACTTTCCGTTTTCATAGTGGTGTACCAGCGAAGGTTATCGCTTAG
- a CDS encoding PaaI family thioesterase yields MKHPKDMNGLEFLTAMCEGRIPTASISETIPMQPLEVAEGYIKFGVQADHRHLNPLGGVHGGFAATVLDSVTGCAIHTLLEAGVGYGTIDLNVKMCRPIPQNQKLIATGNMINLSKNLGISEGKIVDTEGKLYAYATATCMIIRS; encoded by the coding sequence ATGAAACACCCTAAAGATATGAACGGACTTGAATTTTTGACTGCAATGTGTGAAGGGAGAATTCCAACAGCGAGTATTAGTGAAACCATTCCCATGCAGCCCTTAGAGGTAGCTGAGGGATATATAAAATTTGGGGTGCAAGCTGATCATCGTCATCTTAATCCATTAGGTGGAGTACATGGAGGCTTTGCCGCCACTGTACTTGACTCTGTTACTGGATGCGCGATTCATACACTTCTTGAAGCTGGGGTCGGCTACGGTACAATTGATCTTAATGTTAAAATGTGTCGTCCAATCCCCCAAAATCAGAAATTAATCGCAACAGGTAATATGATCAACCTCAGTAAAAACTTGGGGATTTCTGAAGGAAAAATCGTGGATACAGAAGGTAAACTTTATGCTTATGCCACCGCGACCTGTATGATTATACGTTCATAA